One Syngnathoides biaculeatus isolate LvHL_M chromosome 4, ASM1980259v1, whole genome shotgun sequence DNA window includes the following coding sequences:
- the gck gene encoding hexokinase-4 isoform X3 — protein sequence MDKVDQMLSEFRLQKDELKEIMRRMQREMERGLRLETHEEASVKMLPTYVCSTPEGSEVGDFLALDLGGTNFRVMLVKVGADEERSWKVETKNQMYSIPEDAMTGTAEMLFDYIAECMSNFLDHHNIKHKKLPLGFTFSFPVRHEDIDKGILLNWTKGFKASGAEGNNVVGLLRDAIKRRGDIEMDVVAMVNDTVATMISCYYEDRSCEVGMIVGTGCNACYMEEMWTVELVEGEEGRMCVNTEWGAFGDNGELEEFRLEYDRVVDETSINPGQQLFEKLISGKYMGELVRLVMMKLVNDNLLFNGEASEMLKTRGSFETRHVSQVESDSGDRKQIYNILSSLGMLPSELDCDIVGLVCESVSTRSAHMCAAGLAGVINLMKERRGLEALKITVGVDGSVYKLHPCFRDRFHKVVRELTPHCEITFIQSEEGSGRGAALISAVACKMAACLLTQ from the exons ATGGATAAG GTTGATCAAATGCTATCTGAATTCAGGCTGCAGAAGGACGAGTTGAAAGAGATCATGAGGAGGATGCAGCGTGAGATGGAGCGAGGCTTGCGTTTAGAGACGCACGAAGAGGCCAGTGTCAAAATGCTGCCCACTTACGTTTGCTCCACCCCCGAAGGATCAG AGGTAGGCGACTTCCTGGCTCTGGACCTGGGGGGCACCAACTTCCGGGTGATGCTGGTCAAGGTTGGAGCGGATGAGGAGAGGAGCTGGAAGGTGGAGACCAAGAACCAGATGTACTCCATTCCTGAAGACGCCATGACAGGAACAGCTGAGATG TTATTTGACTACATCGCAGAGTGTATGTCCAATTTTTTGGACCATCACAACATCAAGCACAAGAAGCTTCCCCTGGGTTTCACGTTCTCCTTCCCAGTGCGTCATGAGGATATCGACAAG GGAATCCTTCTCAACTGGACCAAAGGTTTCAAGGCTTCTGGGGCTGAGGGGAACAATGTCGTGGGGTTGCTCAGAGATGCTATCAAGAGGCGAGGG GACATTGAAATGGACGTTGTCGCCATGGTGAATGACACAGTGGCCACCATGATTTCATGCTACTACGAGGACCGCAGCTGTGAAGTGGGCATGATTGTTG GTACCGGTTGTAATGCCTGTTACATGGAAGAGATGTGGACGGTGGAGCTGGTGGAAGGCGAGGAGGGCCGCATGTGCGTTAACACGGAGTGGGGGGCTTTTGGCGATAACGGCGAGCTGGAGGAGTTCAGGTTGGAGTACGACAGAGTGGTGGACGAGACCTCCATCAACCCTGGACAGCAGCT CTTTGAGAAGCTGATCAGCGGCAAGTACATGGGTGAGCTGGTGAGGCTGGTCATGATGAAGCTAGTCAATGACAATCTGCTGTTCAACGGCGAGGCCTCAGAGATGCTAAAAACGCGCGGCAGCTTCGAGACGCGACATGTCtcgcaggtggaaag TGACTCGGGGGACAGAAAGCAAATCTACAATATTCTGTCGTCGCTGGGCATGCTACCGTCCGAGCTGGACTGCGACATCGTGGGTCTGGTATGCGAGAGCGTCTCTACTCGTTCGGCTCACATGTGTGCCGCCGGACTTGCCGGTGTCATCAACCTGATGAAGGAGCGACGCGGCCTGGAGGCCCTCAAAATCACCGTGGGGGTGGACGGCTCCGTTTACAAGCTCCACCCGTG TTTTCGTGACAGGTTTCACAAAGTAGTCAGAGAGCTGACGCCACACTGCGAGATCACATTCATCCAGTCAGAGGAGGGAAGCGGCCGTGGGGCGGCTCTTATCTCGGCGGTGGCCTGCAAGATGGCGGCCTGCTTGCTGACGCAGTGA
- the si:ch73-130a3.4 gene encoding THAP domain-containing protein 6 isoform X2, whose translation MPDSCAAWGCTNRRTVQSKCQGITFHRFPKKKDLRRQWEVAARRRGFSATKSSVLCSEHFKPEDIDATGQTVRIREGAKPSVFSFQSPLQKPVFTRTTQTSKKAQESLASVTSGNVRPTEPPPSLPPPDVDHCYALPASPAGLKARLMDALARVESLERELRNMKDRERRAKNTVFGLLEDLRDKNLINEELKEKLDLYSDLPVHLLSKQGNDYTKDQREFALTLHLHGPKAYNYLRKSLHLQLPHPHTLQRWMSSIDEKHGLESTSVKMTKEEEEEDESETLTEAETDIQQNPLTQSIIVCLKDVDAEPLAEDNMGVS comes from the exons ATGCCCGACTCATGTGCAGCGTGGGGATGCACAAACCGACGCACTGTGCAAAGTAAATGTCAAGGAATTACCTTTCACAG GTTTCCCAAAAAGAAGGACTTGAGGAGGCAGTGGGAAGTGGCAGCAAGGAGGAGAGGCTTCTCCGCCACCAAGTCCTCTGTCCTTTGCAGCGAACACTTCAAACCGGAGGACATCGATGCCACGGGCCAGACTGTCAGGATTAGGGAGGGAGCGAAACCGTCTGTTTTCAGCTTTCAGTCTCCTCTCCAAAAA CCAGTGTTTACCAGAACAACACAAACCTCCAAAAAGGCTCAAGAGTCATTGGCATCTGTGACTTCAGGAAATGTACGGCCGACTGAACCACCGCCATCACTCCCTCCTCCTGATGTT GACCACTGCTACGCGCTGCCTGCGTCTCCAGCGGGTCTAAAGGCCCGACTGATGGACGCTTTAGCGAGGGTGGAGAGTCTGGAGCGCGAGCTTCGGAACATGAAGGACAGAGAGCGCCGAGCCAAGAACACCGTCTTCGGACTTTTGGAGGATCTGAGGGATAAGAACCTCATCAATGAAGAGCTCAAAGAGAAGCTGGATTTATACTCGG ACCTTCCAGTCCACCTGCTGTCCAAACAGGGCAACGACTACACAAAAGACCAGCGGGAGTTTGCCCTCACTCTCCACTTACACGGTCCGAAAGCATATAACTACCTGAGAAAGTCTCTCCACCTCCAACTGCCCCATCCACACACACTACAAAG gtggATGAGCTCCATTGATGAAAAGCATGGCCTTGAGTCAACGTcggtaaaaatgacaaaagaagaagaagaggaggatgaaagTGAGACCCTCACTGAGGCAGAGACAGACATTCAGCAAAATCCTCTCACACAAAGCATAATAGTGTGTCTAAAAGATGTCGACGCGGAGCCCCTGGCAGAAGATAACATGGGAGTATCTTAA
- the gck gene encoding hexokinase-4 isoform X2, whose product MTMLPNSFKVDQMLSEFRLQKDELKEIMRRMQREMERGLRLETHEEASVKMLPTYVCSTPEGSEVGDFLALDLGGTNFRVMLVKVGADEERSWKVETKNQMYSIPEDAMTGTAEMLFDYIAECMSNFLDHHNIKHKKLPLGFTFSFPVRHEDIDKGILLNWTKGFKASGAEGNNVVGLLRDAIKRRGDIEMDVVAMVNDTVATMISCYYEDRSCEVGMIVGTGCNACYMEEMWTVELVEGEEGRMCVNTEWGAFGDNGELEEFRLEYDRVVDETSINPGQQLFEKLISGKYMGELVRLVMMKLVNDNLLFNGEASEMLKTRGSFETRHVSQVESDSGDRKQIYNILSSLGMLPSELDCDIVGLVCESVSTRSAHMCAAGLAGVINLMKERRGLEALKITVGVDGSVYKLHPCFRDRFHKVVRELTPHCEITFIQSEEGSGRGAALISAVACKMAACLLTQ is encoded by the exons GTTGATCAAATGCTATCTGAATTCAGGCTGCAGAAGGACGAGTTGAAAGAGATCATGAGGAGGATGCAGCGTGAGATGGAGCGAGGCTTGCGTTTAGAGACGCACGAAGAGGCCAGTGTCAAAATGCTGCCCACTTACGTTTGCTCCACCCCCGAAGGATCAG AGGTAGGCGACTTCCTGGCTCTGGACCTGGGGGGCACCAACTTCCGGGTGATGCTGGTCAAGGTTGGAGCGGATGAGGAGAGGAGCTGGAAGGTGGAGACCAAGAACCAGATGTACTCCATTCCTGAAGACGCCATGACAGGAACAGCTGAGATG TTATTTGACTACATCGCAGAGTGTATGTCCAATTTTTTGGACCATCACAACATCAAGCACAAGAAGCTTCCCCTGGGTTTCACGTTCTCCTTCCCAGTGCGTCATGAGGATATCGACAAG GGAATCCTTCTCAACTGGACCAAAGGTTTCAAGGCTTCTGGGGCTGAGGGGAACAATGTCGTGGGGTTGCTCAGAGATGCTATCAAGAGGCGAGGG GACATTGAAATGGACGTTGTCGCCATGGTGAATGACACAGTGGCCACCATGATTTCATGCTACTACGAGGACCGCAGCTGTGAAGTGGGCATGATTGTTG GTACCGGTTGTAATGCCTGTTACATGGAAGAGATGTGGACGGTGGAGCTGGTGGAAGGCGAGGAGGGCCGCATGTGCGTTAACACGGAGTGGGGGGCTTTTGGCGATAACGGCGAGCTGGAGGAGTTCAGGTTGGAGTACGACAGAGTGGTGGACGAGACCTCCATCAACCCTGGACAGCAGCT CTTTGAGAAGCTGATCAGCGGCAAGTACATGGGTGAGCTGGTGAGGCTGGTCATGATGAAGCTAGTCAATGACAATCTGCTGTTCAACGGCGAGGCCTCAGAGATGCTAAAAACGCGCGGCAGCTTCGAGACGCGACATGTCtcgcaggtggaaag TGACTCGGGGGACAGAAAGCAAATCTACAATATTCTGTCGTCGCTGGGCATGCTACCGTCCGAGCTGGACTGCGACATCGTGGGTCTGGTATGCGAGAGCGTCTCTACTCGTTCGGCTCACATGTGTGCCGCCGGACTTGCCGGTGTCATCAACCTGATGAAGGAGCGACGCGGCCTGGAGGCCCTCAAAATCACCGTGGGGGTGGACGGCTCCGTTTACAAGCTCCACCCGTG TTTTCGTGACAGGTTTCACAAAGTAGTCAGAGAGCTGACGCCACACTGCGAGATCACATTCATCCAGTCAGAGGAGGGAAGCGGCCGTGGGGCGGCTCTTATCTCGGCGGTGGCCTGCAAGATGGCGGCCTGCTTGCTGACGCAGTGA
- the si:ch73-130a3.4 gene encoding THAP domain-containing protein 6 isoform X1: protein MPQYCAAWGCMNKRTAETKAKRITFHKFPKKKDLRRQWEVAARRRGFSATKSSVLCSEHFKPEDIDATGQTVRIREGAKPSVFSFQSPLQKPVFTRTTQTSKKAQESLASVTSGNVRPTEPPPSLPPPDVDHCYALPASPAGLKARLMDALARVESLERELRNMKDRERRAKNTVFGLLEDLRDKNLINEELKEKLDLYSDLPVHLLSKQGNDYTKDQREFALTLHLHGPKAYNYLRKSLHLQLPHPHTLQRWMSSIDEKHGLESTSVKMTKEEEEEDESETLTEAETDIQQNPLTQSIIVCLKDVDAEPLAEDNMGVS, encoded by the exons ATGCCTCAGTACTGTGCTGCGTGGGGATGCATGAATAAGCGCACGGCGGAAACAAAAGCCAAGAGAATCACTTTTCACAA GTTTCCCAAAAAGAAGGACTTGAGGAGGCAGTGGGAAGTGGCAGCAAGGAGGAGAGGCTTCTCCGCCACCAAGTCCTCTGTCCTTTGCAGCGAACACTTCAAACCGGAGGACATCGATGCCACGGGCCAGACTGTCAGGATTAGGGAGGGAGCGAAACCGTCTGTTTTCAGCTTTCAGTCTCCTCTCCAAAAA CCAGTGTTTACCAGAACAACACAAACCTCCAAAAAGGCTCAAGAGTCATTGGCATCTGTGACTTCAGGAAATGTACGGCCGACTGAACCACCGCCATCACTCCCTCCTCCTGATGTT GACCACTGCTACGCGCTGCCTGCGTCTCCAGCGGGTCTAAAGGCCCGACTGATGGACGCTTTAGCGAGGGTGGAGAGTCTGGAGCGCGAGCTTCGGAACATGAAGGACAGAGAGCGCCGAGCCAAGAACACCGTCTTCGGACTTTTGGAGGATCTGAGGGATAAGAACCTCATCAATGAAGAGCTCAAAGAGAAGCTGGATTTATACTCGG ACCTTCCAGTCCACCTGCTGTCCAAACAGGGCAACGACTACACAAAAGACCAGCGGGAGTTTGCCCTCACTCTCCACTTACACGGTCCGAAAGCATATAACTACCTGAGAAAGTCTCTCCACCTCCAACTGCCCCATCCACACACACTACAAAG gtggATGAGCTCCATTGATGAAAAGCATGGCCTTGAGTCAACGTcggtaaaaatgacaaaagaagaagaagaggaggatgaaagTGAGACCCTCACTGAGGCAGAGACAGACATTCAGCAAAATCCTCTCACACAAAGCATAATAGTGTGTCTAAAAGATGTCGACGCGGAGCCCCTGGCAGAAGATAACATGGGAGTATCTTAA
- the gck gene encoding hexokinase-4 isoform X1, with protein MTMLPNSFKIAEAFLFLHGMKVVVFYKLEVDQMLSEFRLQKDELKEIMRRMQREMERGLRLETHEEASVKMLPTYVCSTPEGSEVGDFLALDLGGTNFRVMLVKVGADEERSWKVETKNQMYSIPEDAMTGTAEMLFDYIAECMSNFLDHHNIKHKKLPLGFTFSFPVRHEDIDKGILLNWTKGFKASGAEGNNVVGLLRDAIKRRGDIEMDVVAMVNDTVATMISCYYEDRSCEVGMIVGTGCNACYMEEMWTVELVEGEEGRMCVNTEWGAFGDNGELEEFRLEYDRVVDETSINPGQQLFEKLISGKYMGELVRLVMMKLVNDNLLFNGEASEMLKTRGSFETRHVSQVESDSGDRKQIYNILSSLGMLPSELDCDIVGLVCESVSTRSAHMCAAGLAGVINLMKERRGLEALKITVGVDGSVYKLHPCFRDRFHKVVRELTPHCEITFIQSEEGSGRGAALISAVACKMAACLLTQ; from the exons GTTGATCAAATGCTATCTGAATTCAGGCTGCAGAAGGACGAGTTGAAAGAGATCATGAGGAGGATGCAGCGTGAGATGGAGCGAGGCTTGCGTTTAGAGACGCACGAAGAGGCCAGTGTCAAAATGCTGCCCACTTACGTTTGCTCCACCCCCGAAGGATCAG AGGTAGGCGACTTCCTGGCTCTGGACCTGGGGGGCACCAACTTCCGGGTGATGCTGGTCAAGGTTGGAGCGGATGAGGAGAGGAGCTGGAAGGTGGAGACCAAGAACCAGATGTACTCCATTCCTGAAGACGCCATGACAGGAACAGCTGAGATG TTATTTGACTACATCGCAGAGTGTATGTCCAATTTTTTGGACCATCACAACATCAAGCACAAGAAGCTTCCCCTGGGTTTCACGTTCTCCTTCCCAGTGCGTCATGAGGATATCGACAAG GGAATCCTTCTCAACTGGACCAAAGGTTTCAAGGCTTCTGGGGCTGAGGGGAACAATGTCGTGGGGTTGCTCAGAGATGCTATCAAGAGGCGAGGG GACATTGAAATGGACGTTGTCGCCATGGTGAATGACACAGTGGCCACCATGATTTCATGCTACTACGAGGACCGCAGCTGTGAAGTGGGCATGATTGTTG GTACCGGTTGTAATGCCTGTTACATGGAAGAGATGTGGACGGTGGAGCTGGTGGAAGGCGAGGAGGGCCGCATGTGCGTTAACACGGAGTGGGGGGCTTTTGGCGATAACGGCGAGCTGGAGGAGTTCAGGTTGGAGTACGACAGAGTGGTGGACGAGACCTCCATCAACCCTGGACAGCAGCT CTTTGAGAAGCTGATCAGCGGCAAGTACATGGGTGAGCTGGTGAGGCTGGTCATGATGAAGCTAGTCAATGACAATCTGCTGTTCAACGGCGAGGCCTCAGAGATGCTAAAAACGCGCGGCAGCTTCGAGACGCGACATGTCtcgcaggtggaaag TGACTCGGGGGACAGAAAGCAAATCTACAATATTCTGTCGTCGCTGGGCATGCTACCGTCCGAGCTGGACTGCGACATCGTGGGTCTGGTATGCGAGAGCGTCTCTACTCGTTCGGCTCACATGTGTGCCGCCGGACTTGCCGGTGTCATCAACCTGATGAAGGAGCGACGCGGCCTGGAGGCCCTCAAAATCACCGTGGGGGTGGACGGCTCCGTTTACAAGCTCCACCCGTG TTTTCGTGACAGGTTTCACAAAGTAGTCAGAGAGCTGACGCCACACTGCGAGATCACATTCATCCAGTCAGAGGAGGGAAGCGGCCGTGGGGCGGCTCTTATCTCGGCGGTGGCCTGCAAGATGGCGGCCTGCTTGCTGACGCAGTGA
- the myl7 gene encoding myosin regulatory light chain 2, atrial isoform: MASKKASNKRQRGAQKSCSNVFSMFEQSQIQEFKEAFGCIDQDRDGVIKKQDLKETYAQLGKLNVKEEELDEMLNEGKGPINFTVFLSLFGEKLNGTDPEDTILAAFKLFDPNATGFVNKEEFRRLLLNQADKFTPEEVDQAFALAPIDPTGNIDYKSLCYIITHGDEKEES, from the exons ATG GCAAGTAAAAAAGCGTCCAATAAGAGACAGAGGGGAGCGCAGAAGTCTTGTTCCAATGTCTTCTCCATGTTCGAGCAGTCCCAGATACAAGAATTCAAGGAG GCTTTTGGCTGCATTGACCAGGACAGAGATGGCGTTATTAAAAAACAAGACCTGAAGGAGACCTACGCACAGCTGG GAAAGCTCAATGTGAAggaagaagagctggatgagATGTTGAACGAGGGCAAAGGCCCCATCAACTTCACCGTCTTCTTGTCTCTCTTTGGCGAGAAACTCAACG GGACCGATCCGGAAGACACCATCCTCGCCGCCTTCAAGCTTTTCGATCCCAATGCGACAGGCTTCGTCAACAAAGAAGA ATTTAGACGATTATTGCTGAACCAGGCTGACAAATTCACACCCGAGGAG GTGGATCAGGCTTTTGCGCTCGCTCCCATCGACCCGACAGGAAACATCGACTACAAGTCCCTCTGCTACATCATCACGCACGGAGACGAGAAGGAAGAGTCCTGA
- the gck gene encoding hexokinase-4 isoform X4, with translation MLSEFRLQKDELKEIMRRMQREMERGLRLETHEEASVKMLPTYVCSTPEGSEVGDFLALDLGGTNFRVMLVKVGADEERSWKVETKNQMYSIPEDAMTGTAEMLFDYIAECMSNFLDHHNIKHKKLPLGFTFSFPVRHEDIDKGILLNWTKGFKASGAEGNNVVGLLRDAIKRRGDIEMDVVAMVNDTVATMISCYYEDRSCEVGMIVGTGCNACYMEEMWTVELVEGEEGRMCVNTEWGAFGDNGELEEFRLEYDRVVDETSINPGQQLFEKLISGKYMGELVRLVMMKLVNDNLLFNGEASEMLKTRGSFETRHVSQVESDSGDRKQIYNILSSLGMLPSELDCDIVGLVCESVSTRSAHMCAAGLAGVINLMKERRGLEALKITVGVDGSVYKLHPCFRDRFHKVVRELTPHCEITFIQSEEGSGRGAALISAVACKMAACLLTQ, from the exons ATGCTATCTGAATTCAGGCTGCAGAAGGACGAGTTGAAAGAGATCATGAGGAGGATGCAGCGTGAGATGGAGCGAGGCTTGCGTTTAGAGACGCACGAAGAGGCCAGTGTCAAAATGCTGCCCACTTACGTTTGCTCCACCCCCGAAGGATCAG AGGTAGGCGACTTCCTGGCTCTGGACCTGGGGGGCACCAACTTCCGGGTGATGCTGGTCAAGGTTGGAGCGGATGAGGAGAGGAGCTGGAAGGTGGAGACCAAGAACCAGATGTACTCCATTCCTGAAGACGCCATGACAGGAACAGCTGAGATG TTATTTGACTACATCGCAGAGTGTATGTCCAATTTTTTGGACCATCACAACATCAAGCACAAGAAGCTTCCCCTGGGTTTCACGTTCTCCTTCCCAGTGCGTCATGAGGATATCGACAAG GGAATCCTTCTCAACTGGACCAAAGGTTTCAAGGCTTCTGGGGCTGAGGGGAACAATGTCGTGGGGTTGCTCAGAGATGCTATCAAGAGGCGAGGG GACATTGAAATGGACGTTGTCGCCATGGTGAATGACACAGTGGCCACCATGATTTCATGCTACTACGAGGACCGCAGCTGTGAAGTGGGCATGATTGTTG GTACCGGTTGTAATGCCTGTTACATGGAAGAGATGTGGACGGTGGAGCTGGTGGAAGGCGAGGAGGGCCGCATGTGCGTTAACACGGAGTGGGGGGCTTTTGGCGATAACGGCGAGCTGGAGGAGTTCAGGTTGGAGTACGACAGAGTGGTGGACGAGACCTCCATCAACCCTGGACAGCAGCT CTTTGAGAAGCTGATCAGCGGCAAGTACATGGGTGAGCTGGTGAGGCTGGTCATGATGAAGCTAGTCAATGACAATCTGCTGTTCAACGGCGAGGCCTCAGAGATGCTAAAAACGCGCGGCAGCTTCGAGACGCGACATGTCtcgcaggtggaaag TGACTCGGGGGACAGAAAGCAAATCTACAATATTCTGTCGTCGCTGGGCATGCTACCGTCCGAGCTGGACTGCGACATCGTGGGTCTGGTATGCGAGAGCGTCTCTACTCGTTCGGCTCACATGTGTGCCGCCGGACTTGCCGGTGTCATCAACCTGATGAAGGAGCGACGCGGCCTGGAGGCCCTCAAAATCACCGTGGGGGTGGACGGCTCCGTTTACAAGCTCCACCCGTG TTTTCGTGACAGGTTTCACAAAGTAGTCAGAGAGCTGACGCCACACTGCGAGATCACATTCATCCAGTCAGAGGAGGGAAGCGGCCGTGGGGCGGCTCTTATCTCGGCGGTGGCCTGCAAGATGGCGGCCTGCTTGCTGACGCAGTGA
- the agpat9l gene encoding glycerol-3-phosphate acyltransferase 3-like, which translates to MEDFWAVAVWAGRIWLGLILGLIMIPAMFGFSLGVSETYMDILVKTLEWATLKLQKASTEENALKASASCALIQREDGSMEKELEELRRSRPKPSEGGDFTLSDCFYFSRRGIESIVEDEVTQRFTSEELVSWNLLTRTSNDFQYISLRLTLVYCLGIFVRYCILAPLRITLACIGLSWLVIGTSAVGLLPNCRMKFWLSEWVHVMCYRICARGLSAAIRYHNRENIPQKGGICVANHTSPIDIVILCNDACYAMVGQVHGGLMGVVQRAMVRSCPHVWFERAEMKDRHLVTKRLKDHVNDKTKLPILIFPEGTCVNNTSVMMFKKGSFEIGATIYPVAIKYDPKFGDAFWNSSKYSMVSYLLRMMTSWALVCNVWYLPAMHQQVGEDAVQFANRVKSAIAHQGGLVDLQWDGGLKRAKVKESFKEQQQKQYSHMVVGEDSSGNSD; encoded by the exons ATGGAGGATTTCTGGGCTGTGGCGGTTTGGGCCGGGCGGATATGGCTGGGCCTCATACTCGGCCTCATCATGATCCCGGCCATGTTTGGCTTCTCGCTGGGCGTCTCGGAGACCTACATGGACATCCTGGTCAAAACACTGGAG TGGGCCACACTAAAGTTACAGAAGGCCAGCACAGAAGAAAATGCACTAAAAGCATCTGCATCCTGTG ctCTAATCCAGAGAGAAGACGGTTCCATGGAGAAAGAGCTGGAGGAACTAAGACGAAGTCGGCCCAAACCTTCGGAGGGCGGCGATTTCACGCTGAGCGACTGTTTCTATTTCAGCCGCCGGGGAATTGAGAGCATCGTGGAGGATGAG GTGACCCAGCGGTTCACTTCAGAGGAGCTGGTCTCTTGGAACCTTCTGACCCGCACTAGCAACGACTTCCAGTACATCAGTCTGAGGCTTACTCTGGTCTACTGTCTTGGCATTTTTGTCAGATACTGCATTCTTGCACCTCttag GATCACTCTGGCCTGCATCGGCCTCAGCTGGCTGGTCATCGGGACGTCTGCCGTGGGGCTGCTCCCCAACTGCAG GATGAAGTTCTGGCTCAGCGAGTGGGTCCACGTCATGTGCTACAGGATCTGCGCCCGAGGCCTCTCCGCCGCCATCCGCTACCACAACAG GGAAAATATACCCCAAAAAGGAGGCATCTGTGTGGCCAATCACACCAGCCCCATCGACATCGTCATCCTCTGCAACGATGCTTGCTATGCCATG GTGGGGCAGGTGCACGGAGGTCTGATGGGGGTGGTCCAGCGGGCCATGGTCCGATCCTGTCCCCACGTGTGGTTTGAGAGAGCGGAGATGAAAGATCGCCACCTGGTGACCAAGAG GTTGAAGGATCACGTGAATGACAAGACAAAACTCCCCATACTGATTTTTCCAGAGG GAACTTGCGTCAACAACACGTCGGTCATGATGTTTAAGAAGGGGAGCTTTGAAATAGGAGCGACAATTTATCCAGTTGCCATTAAG TACGATCCCAAGTTTGGCGACGCCTTCTGGAACAGTTCCAAGTACAGCATGGTGAGCTACCTGCTGAGGATGATGACCAGCTGGGCCCTGGTCTGCAATGTCTGGTATCTCCCCGCCATGCATCAACAG gtgggggaagatgccgtcCAGTTCGCCAACAGAGTCAAGTCTGCCATCGCTCACCAGGGAGGACTAGTGGACCTGCAATG ggATGGAGGCCTGAAGCGAGCCAAGGTGAAGGAGTCGTTCaaggagcagcagcagaagcAGTACAGCCACATGGTGGTGGGAGAAGACAGCAGCGGGAACAGCGACTGA